In Camelus ferus isolate YT-003-E chromosome 33, BCGSAC_Cfer_1.0, whole genome shotgun sequence, the genomic stretch CCCCCAAAATGCTGGCAGGGTTTTTATGCAGAGATCAAGTTATCTCCTACACTGGATGCATGACTCAgctgttctttttctgtatttgtgtcATTTCTGAGTGCTACATGCTGGCAGCAATGGCCTATGATCGCTATGTCGCCATCTGCAGCCCCCTGCTCTACAATGTCATCATGTCCCCCAAGGTGTGTTCCCTGCTGGTGGCTGCTGTCTTCTCGGTAGGTTTTACTGATGCTCTGATTCATGGAGGTTGTATATTAAGGTTGACTTTCTGTGAATCAAACATCATTCAGCATTATTTCTGTGACATCGTTCCTCTTATTAAACTCTCCTGTTCCAGCACTTACATCGATGAgcttttgatttttgtcattgGAGGATTTAACATGGTGGCCACCAGCTTGATAATCATCATTTCATACGCTTTTATCCTCGCCAGCATCCTCCGCATCCACTCTAAAGAGGGCCGGTCCAAAGCCTTCAGCACCTGCAGCTCCCACTTGACAGCTGTCCTCATATTTTATGGGTCTCTCATGTCCATGTATCTCAAACCTGCTTCCAGCAGTTCACTCGCCCAGGAGAAGGTGTCCTCACTGTTTTACACCAACGTGATTCCCATGTTGAATCCCCTGATTTACAGTCTGAGgaacaaggaagtgaaaaatgcaCTGATG encodes the following:
- the LOC116661088 gene encoding olfactory receptor 8D4, whose amino-acid sequence is MGLRNQSTETEFLLSGLTDQPELQLPLFCLFLGIYVVTVVGNLGMISIIGLSSQLQTPMYYFLSSLSFLDFCYSSVITPKMLAGFLCRDQVISYTGCMTQLFFFCICVISECYMLAAMAYDRYVAICSPLLYNVIMSPKVCSLLVAAVFSVGFTDALIHGGCILRLTFCESNIIQHYFCDIVPLIKLSCSSTYIDELLIFVIGGFNMVATSLIIIISYAFILASILRIHSKEGRSKAFSTCSSHLTAVLIFYGSLMSMYLKPASSSSLAQEKVSSLFYTNVIPMLNPLIYSLRNKEVKNALMKLLRRKI